In one Roseburia intestinalis L1-82 genomic region, the following are encoded:
- a CDS encoding aminopeptidase yields the protein MERKNAWEKYPEGKKREEVFQFAEDYRKFISECKTERECTTEFAKRAEKAGFVNLDEVLEKGTKLKAGDRVYANNMGKGIAMFVIGKKDLEAGMNILGAHIDSPRMDLKQDPLYEDTDFAMLDTHYYGGIKKYQWVTLPLALHGVIAKKDGTVVKVNVGDKPGDPVFGVSDLLIHLSGEQLEKKAAKVIEGENLDLIIGSIPAEEAGDDKEDAKEKVKANIMKILAKEYDIEEEDFLSAEIEVVPAGEARDYGFDRSIIMGYGHDDRVCAYPSFMAMLAMEKPEITSVCLLVDKEEIGSVGASGMQSRFFENTVAEVMNAAEDYSELKLRRALKNSKVLSSDVSAAFDPNYPSVMTKRNAAYFGRGLVFNKYTGARGKSGSNDANAEYVGYLRNIMDNNNVSFQTAELGKVDQGGGGTIAYILANYGMSVIDSGVAVLNMHAPWELISKVDLYEAYNGYVAFLKEA from the coding sequence ATGGAAAGAAAAAACGCATGGGAGAAATACCCGGAAGGCAAAAAAAGAGAAGAGGTATTTCAGTTTGCAGAGGATTACAGAAAATTTATTTCTGAGTGCAAAACAGAGCGTGAATGTACCACAGAATTTGCAAAAAGAGCCGAGAAAGCAGGTTTTGTAAATCTGGATGAAGTATTAGAAAAAGGAACAAAATTAAAAGCAGGCGACCGTGTGTATGCGAATAACATGGGAAAAGGAATTGCCATGTTCGTGATCGGAAAGAAAGACTTAGAGGCTGGAATGAACATCCTTGGCGCACATATCGATTCCCCGCGTATGGATTTAAAACAGGATCCGTTATATGAGGATACCGATTTCGCAATGTTAGACACCCATTATTATGGTGGAATCAAGAAATACCAGTGGGTGACACTTCCACTTGCACTGCACGGTGTGATCGCCAAAAAAGACGGTACCGTTGTAAAAGTCAATGTCGGAGACAAACCGGGCGATCCGGTATTTGGCGTCAGCGATCTTTTGATCCATTTATCCGGAGAGCAGCTTGAGAAAAAGGCAGCGAAGGTGATCGAGGGAGAGAACCTTGATCTGATCATCGGAAGTATTCCGGCAGAGGAAGCGGGCGATGACAAAGAGGATGCAAAAGAAAAAGTAAAAGCAAATATCATGAAGATCCTTGCAAAAGAATATGATATAGAGGAAGAAGATTTCTTATCTGCAGAGATCGAAGTCGTTCCGGCAGGAGAGGCAAGAGATTACGGTTTTGACCGCAGCATCATCATGGGATATGGACATGATGACAGAGTATGTGCATACCCTTCCTTTATGGCAATGCTTGCAATGGAAAAACCGGAGATCACGAGTGTCTGCCTGCTTGTAGACAAAGAGGAAATCGGCAGTGTCGGGGCAAGCGGCATGCAGTCACGTTTCTTCGAAAATACCGTTGCAGAGGTCATGAATGCAGCAGAAGATTATTCGGAATTAAAATTAAGACGTGCCCTGAAAAACTCCAAAGTACTTTCATCGGATGTATCCGCTGCATTTGATCCGAATTATCCGTCTGTTATGACAAAACGCAATGCAGCATATTTTGGAAGAGGACTTGTATTTAACAAATACACCGGAGCGAGAGGGAAATCCGGCTCTAACGATGCCAATGCAGAGTATGTCGGATATTTAAGAAATATCATGGATAACAACAATGTGTCATTCCAGACGGCAGAGCTCGGAAAAGTAGATCAGGGTGGCGGTGGAACTATCGCATACATTCTGGCAAACTATGGAATGAGTGTTATCGACAGCGGTGTTGCAGTGTTAAACATGCATGCTCCGTGGGAACTCATCAGCAAAGTAGACTTATATGAAGCATATAACGGTTATGTCGCATTCTTAAAAGAAGCGTAA
- a CDS encoding HPr family phosphocarrier protein yields the protein MEIIMKKGVVVNMQNDLEARPIALLVQKANQFSSQIYMESGDNKRVNVKSIMGMMSMALLNGEEVVIDAEGEDEEAAAAAIEEFLTK from the coding sequence ATGGAGATTATCATGAAAAAGGGTGTAGTGGTAAACATGCAAAACGACTTAGAGGCAAGACCAATTGCGCTTTTAGTGCAGAAGGCAAATCAGTTTTCCAGTCAGATCTATATGGAATCCGGGGATAATAAGAGAGTCAATGTCAAAAGCATTATGGGCATGATGAGTATGGCTCTTTTAAATGGAGAAGAGGTTGTGATCGATGCTGAGGGTGAGGACGAAGAGGCTGCAGCTGCGGCAATCGAGGAATTCCTGACAAAATAA
- the whiA gene encoding DNA-binding protein WhiA, which produces MSFSSEVKQELAKQSGKSRHCQIAELAALVAFDGKRQQLIGDAGDVLDSENPLLQEKYGLLLAQLFHVNIEEIDTLPPERILETIKMWNQSLRCADITETVNGILLQQTCCRRAYIRGAFLAGGSISDPNKSYHFEIVCREIAQAKQLQDAINSFEMEAKIVERKKHQVVYLKEGAQIVDMLNIMEAHVALMNLENVRILKEMRNSVNRKVNCETANISKTVAAAVKQLGDIEYIKQNAGLDSLPENLKEMALLRLEYPDTPLKELGTYLDPPVGKSGVNHRLRRISEIADELREKE; this is translated from the coding sequence ATGTCTTTTTCAAGTGAAGTGAAACAGGAGTTAGCAAAGCAGAGTGGAAAGAGCAGACATTGTCAGATCGCTGAACTTGCGGCGTTAGTTGCTTTTGACGGAAAGCGTCAGCAGCTGATCGGGGATGCGGGAGATGTGCTGGATTCGGAAAATCCGCTTCTGCAGGAAAAATATGGACTGTTACTGGCACAGCTGTTCCATGTTAATATAGAAGAGATAGATACATTGCCACCGGAACGCATTCTTGAGACAATCAAGATGTGGAATCAGTCTTTAAGGTGTGCAGATATCACAGAGACGGTAAATGGTATTTTACTGCAGCAGACATGTTGCAGGCGGGCATATATCCGGGGAGCATTTTTAGCAGGTGGATCGATCAGTGATCCGAATAAGTCTTATCATTTTGAGATTGTCTGCCGGGAAATTGCGCAGGCGAAACAGCTTCAGGATGCAATCAACAGTTTTGAGATGGAAGCAAAGATCGTAGAACGAAAGAAACACCAGGTCGTATATTTAAAGGAAGGTGCCCAGATCGTGGATATGTTAAATATCATGGAAGCACATGTGGCACTGATGAATCTTGAAAATGTGCGTATCTTAAAAGAAATGAGAAATTCTGTCAACCGAAAGGTAAATTGTGAGACGGCAAATATCAGCAAGACTGTGGCGGCAGCCGTAAAACAGCTTGGCGATATTGAATATATTAAACAGAATGCAGGCTTAGACAGTCTGCCTGAAAACCTAAAAGAAATGGCGTTGCTGCGGTTAGAGTATCCGGATACACCGCTTAAGGAACTGGGAACATATCTCGATCCTCCGGTCGGAAAATCGGGAGTGAACCACAGGCTGCGCAGGATCAGTGAGATTGCAGATGAGCTGCGTGAAAAAGAATAA
- the ftsH gene encoding ATP-dependent zinc metalloprotease FtsH, with translation MDNQGPNNYNNGNNNYNNNGGNGGGGNGNNGGNGGKDNHNGQLIMAFVLVSLIVLFIMSMVSNRFSQMSTQEISYSQFLEKVEAGEVKSVEIGSYEIDITPVTKDKSPYQPTYYCGRVADEDLIPLLKEKGVEIYGVIPDNTSTWIYSILSYLIPLVLIWVLLGFLMKRMGGGAMGVGKSNAKVYVEKQTGVTFKDVAGQDEAKESLQEVVDFLHNPKKYSEIGAKLPKGALLVGPPGTGKTLLAKAVAGEAKVPFFSLAGSDFVEMFVGVGASRVRDLFKEAQKQAPCIIFIDEIDAIGKSRDTRYGGNDEREQTLNQLLAEMDGFDTSKGLLILAATNRPEVLDKALLRPGRFDRRIIVDKPDLKGRLETLKVHSKDVMMDETVDLDALALATAGLVGSDLANMINEAAINAVKNGRKFVNQSDLFDAFELVAVGGKEKKDRIMSDKERKIVSYHEVGHAMVTALQKNTEPVQKITIVPRTMGALGYTLQTPEEEKYLQTKDELLAKITTYMAGRAAEMLVFGSATSGAANDIESATSIARAMVTQYGMSDKFGMMCLATVENQYLDNRAGLICGEETAAQIDQEVLSIINNSYDEAYRMLEENREVLDKISGYLYEHETITGKEFMKIFRELKGIPEPEEEEKKTFFEQAEDAKNALEQAKTEEHAKTEGQTEIKNQAEAETSRAAEDQNTVSLEKGSFIDQVVDDQTAAHEEHQK, from the coding sequence ATGGATAACCAGGGACCAAATAATTACAATAATGGAAATAATAATTATAATAATAACGGCGGTAATGGCGGCGGTGGCAATGGAAATAACGGCGGCAATGGTGGAAAGGACAACCATAACGGACAGCTTATCATGGCATTTGTTCTGGTTTCTCTCATCGTGTTATTTATCATGAGCATGGTGTCGAACCGCTTTTCACAGATGAGCACCCAGGAGATTTCCTATTCGCAATTTCTGGAAAAAGTGGAAGCAGGTGAAGTCAAATCCGTAGAGATCGGATCGTATGAGATCGACATCACACCGGTGACAAAGGACAAGAGTCCGTACCAGCCGACCTATTACTGCGGACGCGTGGCGGATGAGGATCTGATTCCGCTTTTAAAAGAAAAAGGCGTAGAAATTTACGGAGTAATCCCGGACAACACTTCCACCTGGATTTACAGTATTTTAAGTTATCTGATCCCGTTAGTACTGATCTGGGTACTGCTCGGATTTTTGATGAAGCGTATGGGCGGCGGTGCCATGGGTGTTGGCAAGAGCAATGCGAAAGTTTACGTGGAAAAACAGACGGGTGTTACATTTAAGGATGTAGCCGGACAGGACGAGGCAAAAGAATCCTTACAGGAGGTTGTTGATTTCCTGCATAACCCGAAGAAATATTCCGAGATCGGTGCAAAACTGCCGAAGGGTGCACTTTTAGTCGGACCTCCTGGTACCGGTAAGACACTGCTTGCAAAAGCAGTTGCAGGTGAGGCGAAGGTTCCGTTCTTCTCACTGGCAGGTTCTGATTTTGTGGAGATGTTTGTCGGTGTCGGAGCATCCCGTGTGCGTGACCTGTTTAAAGAAGCACAGAAACAGGCACCATGTATCATCTTTATCGATGAGATCGATGCGATCGGTAAGAGCCGTGATACACGTTACGGCGGTAATGACGAGCGTGAGCAGACGTTAAACCAGTTACTGGCAGAGATGGATGGATTTGATACATCCAAGGGACTTCTGATCTTAGCAGCGACCAACCGTCCGGAGGTACTTGATAAAGCGTTACTCCGTCCGGGACGTTTTGACCGTCGTATCATTGTCGATAAACCGGACTTAAAGGGACGTTTAGAGACATTAAAGGTTCATTCCAAAGATGTCATGATGGATGAGACCGTAGACCTTGATGCACTTGCGCTTGCAACGGCAGGACTTGTAGGTTCCGATCTTGCCAATATGATCAATGAGGCTGCCATCAACGCAGTAAAAAATGGCAGAAAGTTTGTAAACCAGTCCGATCTGTTTGATGCATTTGAGCTTGTTGCGGTCGGTGGAAAAGAGAAGAAAGACCGCATCATGAGCGATAAGGAGCGCAAGATCGTATCTTATCACGAAGTCGGTCATGCAATGGTAACTGCACTGCAGAAAAATACCGAGCCGGTACAGAAGATCACAATCGTACCGCGTACCATGGGCGCACTTGGATATACATTACAGACACCGGAAGAAGAAAAATATTTACAGACCAAAGATGAACTGCTTGCAAAGATCACAACCTACATGGCAGGCCGTGCGGCAGAGATGCTGGTATTTGGTTCTGCGACGAGCGGTGCAGCCAACGATATCGAGAGTGCGACTTCGATCGCGAGAGCGATGGTCACACAGTACGGTATGTCCGATAAATTTGGTATGATGTGTCTGGCAACGGTTGAGAACCAGTACTTAGACAACCGTGCAGGACTGATCTGTGGTGAGGAGACTGCAGCACAGATCGATCAGGAAGTACTTTCCATCATCAACAACAGCTACGATGAAGCATACCGCATGCTTGAAGAAAACAGGGAGGTTCTCGACAAGATTTCAGGATATCTCTACGAGCATGAGACGATCACCGGAAAAGAATTTATGAAGATTTTCCGTGAATTAAAAGGAATCCCGGAGCCGGAAGAAGAGGAGAAAAAAACATTCTTCGAGCAGGCAGAGGATGCTAAAAATGCGTTAGAGCAGGCGAAAACAGAAGAACATGCAAAAACGGAAGGACAGACAGAAATAAAAAATCAGGCAGAAGCAGAAACTTCACGTGCAGCGGAAGATCAGAATACTGTATCTTTGGAAAAGGGCAGTTTTATTGATCAGGTCGTAGACGATCAGACAGCAGCACATGAGGAACACCAGAAATAA
- the murB gene encoding UDP-N-acetylmuramate dehydrogenase, with the protein MNQQFLTELKAVTAENRIFTDEPMKKHTTFRVGGPADILVQPKGTELAAVIRLCRKYDVPYQVIGNGSNLLVGDRGIRGLVIEMLSKEDEICVEDDCITVGAGMLLSKTANRAAEHGLTGMEFAAGIPGRIGGAVVMNAGAYGGEMKDILTAVTVLDQEGNEKILSAEELELGYRTSCILKKGYIVTGAKIKLKHGEETAIRARMEELKKQRVEKQPLEYPSAGSTFKRPEGYFAGKLIMDAGLRGYLVGEAQVSEKHCGFVINRGNATAADVRTLMQNVADIVEEKFGVRLEPEVKMIGEF; encoded by the coding sequence ATGAATCAGCAGTTTTTGACAGAACTTAAAGCAGTCACAGCAGAAAACAGAATTTTTACGGACGAACCGATGAAAAAACATACGACATTCCGTGTGGGCGGCCCGGCAGATATTTTAGTGCAGCCAAAGGGAACAGAGCTTGCGGCGGTCATCCGTCTGTGCAGGAAGTATGATGTCCCGTATCAGGTCATCGGAAACGGGAGCAATCTTTTAGTGGGCGACCGCGGGATCCGGGGACTTGTGATCGAGATGCTGTCAAAAGAAGATGAGATTTGTGTGGAGGACGACTGTATCACCGTGGGTGCGGGAATGCTGCTGTCAAAGACAGCAAACCGTGCTGCGGAGCACGGACTGACCGGTATGGAATTCGCTGCCGGTATCCCGGGCAGAATCGGTGGTGCAGTTGTCATGAATGCGGGCGCTTACGGTGGTGAGATGAAAGATATTTTAACCGCCGTGACCGTCTTAGATCAGGAAGGAAATGAGAAGATTCTTTCTGCAGAAGAGCTTGAACTGGGTTACCGGACAAGCTGTATTTTAAAAAAAGGCTACATTGTAACGGGAGCTAAGATCAAACTGAAACACGGGGAAGAGACAGCAATCCGTGCCCGCATGGAGGAGTTAAAGAAGCAGAGAGTGGAAAAACAGCCGCTTGAATATCCGAGTGCGGGAAGTACATTTAAAAGACCGGAAGGATATTTTGCAGGAAAACTGATCATGGATGCGGGATTAAGAGGTTATCTGGTGGGAGAAGCGCAGGTGTCGGAAAAACACTGTGGATTTGTCATCAACCGCGGAAATGCAACAGCGGCAGATGTAAGAACCCTGATGCAGAATGTAGCGGATATTGTAGAAGAAAAGTTTGGTGTCAGATTAGAGCCGGAAGTTAAGATGATCGGTGAATTTTAA
- the hprK gene encoding HPr(Ser) kinase/phosphatase: MEGVGVAKIAQIMDLCNFLPDMELKGHRIMISDVNRPALQLSGYFKHFEQSRVQIIGTVEYTYLQQLDEEKREKIYSEFMGYDIPCVIFCRDLRPDDSFLKIAEEKNIPVLGTKRSTSEFMAELIYCLNEQLAPCITIHGVLVDVYGEGLLIMGESGIGKSEAALELIKRGHRLVTDDVVEIRKINEHTLIGTSPDITRYFIELRGIGIIDVKTLFGVECVKEKQQIDLVIKLEDWKKENEYDRLGLEEEYTEFLGNKVVCHSLPIRPGRNLAVICEAAAVNHRQKKMGYNAAQELYRRVQENLTKKSSDDDE; encoded by the coding sequence ATGGAAGGTGTTGGAGTAGCAAAGATCGCGCAGATCATGGATTTATGTAATTTTCTGCCGGATATGGAATTAAAGGGACATCGCATTATGATCAGTGATGTAAACAGACCGGCGTTACAGCTCAGTGGTTATTTTAAACACTTTGAACAGTCGAGGGTTCAGATCATCGGTACGGTAGAGTACACATATCTGCAGCAGTTAGACGAGGAAAAACGTGAAAAGATTTACAGTGAATTTATGGGATATGATATTCCGTGTGTTATTTTCTGCAGGGATCTGCGGCCGGATGATTCTTTCCTGAAAATTGCAGAGGAGAAAAATATTCCGGTGCTTGGCACAAAACGCAGTACTTCCGAATTCATGGCAGAGCTTATTTATTGTCTGAATGAACAGCTTGCACCGTGTATTACAATCCATGGCGTTTTAGTAGATGTCTACGGCGAAGGACTTCTGATCATGGGTGAGAGTGGTATCGGAAAAAGTGAGGCTGCACTCGAACTGATCAAACGAGGACATCGTCTTGTAACGGATGATGTGGTGGAAATCCGCAAGATCAATGAGCATACACTCATCGGAACGTCACCGGATATCACACGTTACTTTATCGAACTTCGCGGTATCGGAATCATCGATGTGAAAACACTGTTTGGTGTAGAATGTGTCAAGGAAAAACAGCAGATCGACCTTGTGATCAAGTTAGAGGACTGGAAGAAAGAAAATGAGTACGACCGTCTTGGATTAGAGGAAGAATATACAGAGTTTCTTGGCAACAAGGTAGTATGTCACTCACTCCCGATCCGTCCGGGACGTAACCTTGCCGTCATCTGTGAGGCGGCGGCTGTCAACCACAGACAGAAAAAGATGGGATACAATGCAGCACAGGAGCTTTACCGCCGTGTGCAGGAAAATCTCACAAAAAAATCTTCGGACGATGATGAGTAA
- the uvrC gene encoding excinuclease ABC subunit UvrC produces MFNIAEELKKLPDQPGVYIMHDSHDAIIYIGKAVSLRKRVHQYFQPSHDEGIKKAQMVKQIARFEYIITDSELEALVLECNLIKEHCPKYNTMLRDDKTYPYIRVTVGEDFPRVLFSRQQKKDKSRYFGPYTSAGAVKDTIELINKLYQLRTCNRVLPRDTGKERPCLNYHIHQCQAPCQGYISREEYRERIDAAVEFLNGNYAPILKSLEEKMNEASENLEFEKAIEYRELLGSVRQIAQKQKITHTDGEDKDIIALASDDRDAVVQVFFIRDGKLIGRDHFYVRVGTEDTKSQILTTFLKQFYSGTPFIPREIMLPEEIEDHEVLAEWLTEKRGARVYIRVPQKGMKEKLVELAQKNAELVLSQDREKIKREEGRTIGAMKEIEHLLGMEGLSRVEAFDISNINGFETVGSMIVYEKGKPKRSDYRKFKLKTITGPDDYASMHEVLTRRFTHGMHEKKELAEREMSEEYGSFTRFPDLIMMDGGRGQVNIALKVLDELKINIPVCGMVKDDNHRTRGLYYQNKEIPIDRTSEGFKLITRIQDEAHRFAIEYHRSLRSKEQVHSVLDDIPGIGSARRKALMRRFQSLEAIREASEEELAKTESMNEQAARAVYSFFREDKHGYSS; encoded by the coding sequence ATGTTTAACATCGCAGAAGAATTAAAAAAACTCCCGGATCAGCCGGGAGTTTATATTATGCATGACAGCCACGATGCGATCATCTATATCGGTAAGGCTGTCAGTTTACGAAAGAGAGTACACCAGTATTTCCAGCCGAGTCATGATGAGGGCATCAAAAAGGCACAGATGGTAAAACAGATCGCACGTTTCGAGTATATTATTACGGACTCGGAATTAGAGGCGCTTGTGTTGGAGTGCAACCTGATCAAGGAACATTGTCCAAAATACAATACCATGCTGCGCGATGACAAGACTTATCCCTATATCCGTGTGACGGTCGGTGAGGATTTCCCACGGGTACTCTTTTCACGTCAGCAGAAAAAAGACAAATCGAGATATTTTGGGCCATACACCAGTGCGGGGGCAGTAAAAGATACGATCGAGCTGATCAATAAGCTTTACCAGCTTCGTACCTGTAACCGTGTACTGCCGAGAGATACCGGCAAAGAGCGCCCGTGTTTAAATTACCATATCCATCAGTGCCAGGCACCCTGTCAGGGTTATATCAGCAGGGAAGAATACCGGGAAAGGATCGATGCTGCCGTCGAATTTTTAAATGGAAACTATGCACCGATCTTAAAATCCTTAGAAGAAAAAATGAACGAGGCATCCGAAAATCTGGAATTTGAAAAGGCAATCGAATACCGGGAGCTTTTAGGCAGTGTGCGCCAGATCGCGCAGAAACAGAAGATCACGCATACCGACGGTGAGGATAAAGACATCATCGCGCTTGCATCGGATGACAGGGATGCCGTGGTGCAGGTATTTTTCATCCGTGACGGAAAGCTGATCGGCAGGGATCATTTTTATGTCAGGGTCGGGACAGAGGATACCAAAAGCCAGATTTTAACAACTTTTTTAAAACAGTTTTATTCGGGAACGCCGTTTATTCCAAGGGAGATCATGCTGCCGGAGGAGATCGAGGATCACGAGGTCTTAGCCGAGTGGTTAACCGAAAAAAGAGGAGCCAGGGTTTATATCCGTGTTCCGCAAAAAGGTATGAAGGAAAAATTGGTAGAGCTGGCGCAGAAAAATGCAGAGCTTGTACTTTCCCAGGATCGCGAGAAGATCAAACGCGAGGAGGGAAGAACCATCGGCGCGATGAAAGAGATCGAGCATCTTCTGGGGATGGAGGGACTTTCCCGCGTGGAGGCATTTGATATTTCCAACATCAACGGTTTTGAGACGGTAGGATCCATGATCGTCTACGAAAAGGGAAAACCAAAACGCAGTGATTATCGTAAATTCAAATTAAAAACCATCACAGGGCCGGACGATTACGCATCCATGCATGAGGTTTTGACCAGACGTTTTACGCACGGTATGCACGAAAAAAAAGAACTTGCAGAACGGGAAATGTCAGAGGAATATGGAAGTTTCACAAGATTTCCGGATCTGATCATGATGGATGGCGGCCGCGGACAGGTAAACATTGCATTAAAAGTGCTTGATGAACTGAAAATAAATATTCCGGTCTGCGGTATGGTAAAGGATGATAATCACCGCACCAGAGGGTTATACTATCAGAATAAAGAGATACCGATCGACCGGACAAGCGAGGGCTTTAAACTGATCACGAGGATCCAGGATGAAGCGCACCGTTTTGCCATCGAGTATCACAGATCTTTAAGAAGCAAAGAACAGGTACATTCCGTACTTGACGATATTCCGGGCATCGGTTCGGCACGAAGAAAAGCCTTAATGCGCCGGTTCCAGTCACTTGAGGCGATCCGTGAGGCTTCGGAGGAAGAACTCGCAAAGACAGAGTCGATGAATGAGCAGGCGGCACGGGCAGTTTATTCTTTTTTCCGGGAAGATAAACACGGGTATTCAAGTTGA
- the rapZ gene encoding RNase adapter RapZ, which yields MKFVILTGMSGAGKSTAIKMMEDIGFYCVDNLPIPLLEKFVELTTLQSAELQKVAVGIDIRSGQSFDELHGVLDHMKDNGVEYEILFLDAEDSVLVKRYKETRRNHPLAGGERVDKGIEEERKRLAFLKERADYIIDTSQLLTRELKAELDKIFIQNQDYKNLFITILSFGFKYGIPVDSDLVFDVRFLPNPYYVEGLRAKTGNDKEIQDYVMQFQEANVFLDKLEDMLEFLIPNYITEGKNQLVISIGCTGGKHRSVTLANELYKRLSGKKGYGLKIEHRDIGKDALRGK from the coding sequence ATGAAGTTCGTAATTTTAACAGGAATGTCGGGAGCAGGAAAAAGTACAGCGATAAAAATGATGGAAGATATTGGGTTTTATTGCGTGGATAATCTACCGATCCCATTGCTGGAAAAGTTTGTGGAACTTACAACATTACAGAGCGCAGAACTGCAGAAAGTTGCAGTCGGCATCGATATCAGAAGCGGACAGTCATTTGATGAGCTGCATGGTGTATTAGACCACATGAAGGATAATGGGGTTGAATACGAGATCCTGTTTTTGGATGCCGAAGATTCTGTTCTGGTAAAACGATATAAGGAAACGAGAAGAAATCATCCTTTAGCGGGCGGCGAGCGCGTGGACAAGGGAATTGAAGAGGAAAGAAAGCGTCTGGCGTTTTTAAAGGAGCGCGCAGACTATATTATAGATACAAGCCAGCTTTTGACGAGAGAGTTAAAAGCGGAGTTGGACAAAATATTTATACAGAATCAGGACTACAAGAATCTGTTTATTACGATTTTGTCATTTGGATTTAAATATGGAATACCGGTCGATTCTGATCTGGTATTTGATGTCCGTTTTTTACCAAACCCGTATTATGTGGAGGGTTTACGGGCAAAGACCGGAAATGATAAAGAAATTCAGGATTATGTCATGCAGTTTCAGGAAGCAAATGTTTTTTTGGACAAACTTGAAGATATGTTAGAGTTTCTGATCCCGAATTATATCACGGAGGGCAAGAATCAGCTTGTGATCTCCATAGGATGTACGGGAGGAAAACACAGGTCTGTAACACTGGCAAATGAATTATACAAACGTCTGTCAGGGAAAAAGGGTTATGGACTGAAAATCGAGCATCGTGATATTGGCAAAGATGCTTTAAGGGGAAAATAA
- a CDS encoding diacylglycerol/lipid kinase family protein: MEEKKTLLFIFNPFSGKAQIKNQLMDIVDTMVKAGYEVTIYPTQAPEDAIHKVEVDAEKYDLVVCSGGDGTLDEVVSGIMHKGLTVPLGYIPAGSTNDFATSLGIPKDMVKAADAAVNGRTFPCDIGAFNNDYFVYVAAFGLFTEVSYKTSQEWKNVLGHAAYILEGMRSLHDIPSFTMQVEYNNVRIQDEFIYGMISNSTSVGGFKGMTGKDVLLDDGVFEVTLIKKPRNPIELNEIIASLINLVDDTDMIYSFKSDEVEFMAREEVPWTLDGEFGGAHEEVIVKNICRAVDIMVPANK; encoded by the coding sequence ATGGAAGAAAAGAAAACATTACTATTTATTTTCAATCCGTTTTCCGGAAAAGCACAGATCAAAAATCAGCTGATGGATATTGTGGATACCATGGTAAAAGCTGGATATGAGGTAACGATTTACCCGACACAGGCACCGGAAGATGCGATACATAAGGTGGAAGTGGACGCAGAGAAATATGATCTTGTTGTATGCAGCGGAGGGGACGGTACACTTGATGAAGTGGTAAGCGGTATTATGCACAAAGGGCTTACCGTGCCTTTGGGATATATTCCGGCGGGCAGCACGAATGACTTTGCAACATCACTGGGAATCCCGAAAGATATGGTCAAAGCAGCCGATGCAGCGGTGAATGGAAGAACATTTCCTTGTGATATTGGTGCATTTAACAATGATTATTTTGTCTATGTGGCAGCGTTTGGTCTTTTTACGGAAGTGTCTTATAAGACAAGCCAGGAGTGGAAAAATGTACTTGGACATGCGGCATATATCCTTGAGGGAATGCGCAGTCTGCATGATATCCCGTCTTTCACTATGCAGGTAGAGTACAATAATGTGCGGATCCAGGATGAATTTATCTATGGAATGATCAGCAATTCCACATCGGTGGGTGGATTTAAGGGAATGACCGGAAAAGATGTGCTTTTAGACGATGGCGTGTTTGAGGTTACCCTGATCAAAAAACCACGCAATCCGATTGAACTCAACGAGATTATTGCATCACTCATCAATCTGGTGGATGATACGGATATGATCTATTCGTTTAAGTCAGATGAAGTAGAGTTCATGGCAAGAGAGGAAGTTCCTTGGACATTGGACGGGGAATTTGGCGGAGCGCATGAGGAAGTTATCGTAAAAAATATCTGCCGTGCTGTCGATATTATGGTTCCGGCAAACAAATGA